A stretch of the Vicinamibacterales bacterium genome encodes the following:
- a CDS encoding caspase family protein — translation MHSRDFRYHLLSIGVNREANGASVRAAERDAFGVSWTFAQLGYWRAERNRCLTGAQSTPQAIDAHLSSCAALSDLDLVMIFWSGHLFHDVDVVGTLSAVADARLRVLIVDTCHADDRLHRIEAALEGVPDDRRPVVLASCAPDTRSRENSINGFFTGALLRQLRRPRRPGVKTLDLLDAFNRAADDAVRRTGREPLFSANGAGRLRLPILAQTALPLEPQ, via the coding sequence ATGCACAGCCGGGACTTTCGCTATCACCTGCTCTCGATCGGCGTGAACCGCGAAGCCAACGGCGCCTCCGTGCGCGCGGCAGAGCGCGATGCGTTCGGCGTCTCCTGGACGTTCGCGCAGCTCGGATACTGGCGCGCGGAGCGCAACCGCTGCCTCACCGGCGCGCAGTCGACGCCGCAGGCGATCGACGCGCACCTCTCGTCGTGCGCCGCCCTCTCCGATCTCGATCTCGTGATGATCTTCTGGAGCGGCCATCTGTTCCACGACGTGGACGTCGTCGGAACGCTCTCCGCCGTGGCTGACGCCCGGCTGCGCGTGCTGATCGTCGACACCTGCCACGCCGACGATCGGCTCCACCGCATCGAGGCGGCGCTCGAGGGCGTGCCCGACGATCGCCGTCCCGTCGTCCTCGCCTCGTGCGCCCCCGACACGCGGTCGCGCGAGAACAGCATCAACGGCTTCTTCACCGGCGCGCTGCTGCGCCAGCTTCGCCGGCCGCGCCGCCCCGGCGTCAAGACGCTCGATCTCCTCGACGCGTTCAATCGCGCCGCTGACGACGCGGTGCGGCGGACCGGACGCGAGCCGCTGTTCTCGGCGAATGGCGCCGGACGGCTGCGCTTGCCGATCCTGGCGCAGACGGCGCTGCCGTTGGAGCCGCAGTAG